A single Montipora foliosa isolate CH-2021 chromosome 7, ASM3666993v2, whole genome shotgun sequence DNA region contains:
- the LOC138009899 gene encoding uncharacterized protein, whose translation MRRTEAVAKKCVDEVQDRLTSIGTLLGKAFGYGFLYCDQGRKDYIKDVISTALNTVAQKQVHQMTMKLALTLFLFGAVVVMGKPAQNDEDRCDVENLVDCGWLGINQGTCEARSCCWNPNVPSGFPWCHKAKDAPPPTCIVDPTKRKTDCGWLGINQHQCEARGCCWQANSPGDEPWCYLKDFDIPPYAMCPVGPSQRNDRGKVGTTKDQCLADSCCWDDTIQNTPYCFHQPEVPPPHGCYIYHGVSRDASTCVIPVKNGPMVCVAGKTGLWNEVFFTHLLNKS comes from the exons ATGAGGCGAACCGAAGCTGTCGCCAAGAAATGCGTGGATGAGGTTCAGGACCGGCTTACTTCAATCGGAACTCTTCTGGGAAAGGCGTTTGGTTATGGGTTCCTTTACTGCGACCAAGGCAGAAAAGATTACATCAAAGATGTAATATCGACTGCCTTAAACACCGTCGCCCAAAAGCAAG TTCATCAGATGACGATGAAACTGGCattaacattgtttttgtttggagcAGTGGTTGTGATGGGGAAACCAGCTCAAAATGATGAAG ATCGGTGTGATGTTGAAAACTTAGTTGACTGTGGATGGCTGGGAATAAATCAAGGCACTTGCGAAGCGAGAAGCTGCTGTTGGAATCCCAATGTCCCAAGTGGTTTCCCGTGGTGCCACAAGGCGAAGGATGCACCAC CGCCCACTTGTATCGTTGACCCCACGAAAAGAAAAACTGACTGTGGATGGCTCGGAATCAATCAACATCAGTGTGAGGCAAGAGGATGCTGTTGGCAAGCAAATTCTCCAGGAGATGAACCGTGGTGCTATCTTAAGGACTTTGACA TTCCACCCTATGCAATGTGTCCTGTTGGTCCTTCTCAGCGCAATGACCGTGGTAAGGTAGGGACAACAAAAGACCAATGTCTGGCAGACTCCTGTTGTTGGGACGACACCATCCAAAACACCCCTTACTGTTTTCATCAGCCAG AGGTACCACCTCCTCATGGTTGTTACATCTACCATGGCGTTTCTAGAGATGCAAGTACGTGCGTGATCCCGGTCAAAAACGGGCCTATGGTTTGTGTGGCGGGAAAAACGGGCCTATG gaatgaagTCTTTTTTACTCATCTCCTCAACAAGTCGTGA